In the genome of Neofelis nebulosa isolate mNeoNeb1 chromosome 8, mNeoNeb1.pri, whole genome shotgun sequence, one region contains:
- the CSRNP2 gene encoding cysteine/serine-rich nuclear protein 2 → MDAFTGSGLKRKFDDVDVGSSVSNSDDEISSSDSADSCDSLNPPTTASFTPTSILKRQKQLRRKNVRFDQVTVYYFARRQGFTSVPSQGGSSLGMAQRHNSVRSYTLCEFAQEQEVNHREILREHLKEEKLHAKKMKLTKNGTVESVEADGLTLDDVSDEDIDVENVEVDDYFFLQPLPTKRRRALLRASGVHRIDAEEKQELRAIRLSREECGCDCRLYCDPEACACSQAGIKCQVDRMSFPCGCSRDGCGNMAGRIEFNPIRVRTHYLHTIMKLELESKRQVSRPPAPDEEPSPAAGCSLTGAQGSETQDFQEFIAENETAVMHLQSAEELERLKAEEDSSGSSASLDSSIESLGVCILEEPLAVPEELCPGLTAPILIQAQLPPGSSVLCFAENSDHPAASAVNSPSYLNGGPLVYYQVEQRPVLGVKGEPSAEEVPPSFPKEKDLNVFSLPVTSLVACSPTDPAALCKSEVGKASTLEALVPEGCNPDEPESEDFRPSWSPSSLPFRTDHEEGRVVEKTSQQSEDRPPEDSSLELPLAV, encoded by the exons ATGGATGCATTCACGGGCTCGGGTCTCAAGAGGAAGTTTGATGATGTGGATGTGGGCTCATCAGTTTCCAACTCCGATGATGAGATCTCCAGCAGTGACAGTGCTGACAGCTGTGACAGTCTCAATCCTCCTACAACTGCCAGCTTCACAC CCACATCCATCCTCAAGCGGCAGAAGCAGCTGCGGAGGAAGAATGTGCGCTTTGACCAGGTGACCGTTTACTACTTTGCCCGACGCCAAGGCTTCACGAGTGTGCCCAGCCAGGGTGGGAGCTCTCTGGGCATGGCCCAGCGCCATAACTCCGTGCGCAGCTACACGCTCTGTGAGTTTGCTCAGGAGCAGGAGGTGAACCATCGGGAGATTCTTCGTGAACACCTGAAGGAGGAGAAGCTCCATGCCAAGAAGATGAAG CTGACCAAGAATGGGACGGTGGAGTCAGTGGAGGCCGACGGCCTGACCCTGGATGATGTTTCAGATGAAGATATTGACGTGGAAAACGTGGAGGTGGATGATTACTTCTTCCTGCAGCCCCTGCCCACCAAGCGGCGCCGAGCCTTGCTGAGGGCTTCGGGGGTCCACCGCATCGATGCCGAAGAGAAACAGGAGCTTAGAGCCATCCGCCTGTCACGGGAAGAGTGTGGTTGCGACTGTCGCCTGTACTGTGACCCAGAAGCCTGTGCCTGTAGTCAGGCTGGGATTAAATGCCAG GTGGATCGCATGTCCTTTCCGTGCGGTTGTTCCCGGGATGGCTGCGGGAACATGGCGGGGCGCATTGAATTTAATCCGATCCGGGTCCGGACTCATTACCTCCACACCATCATGAAGCTGGAGCTGGAGAGCAAGCGGCAGGTGAGCCGCCCGCCAGCCCCGGACGAGGAGCCCTCACCCGCCGCCGGTTGCAGCCTGACGGGAGCCCAGGGCTCCGAGACACAGGACTTCCAGGAGTTCATTGCTGAGAACGAGACGGCGGTCATGCACCTGCAGAGTGCAGAGGAACTGGAGCGGCTCAAGGCAGAGGAAGACTCCAGCGGCTCTAGCGCCAGCCTGGACTCCAGCATCGAGAGCCTGGGCGTGTGCATCCTGGAGGAGCCGCTGGCCGTGCCCGAAGAGCTGTGCCCGGGCCTCACAGCCCCCATCCTCATCCAGGCTCAGCTGCCCCCGGGCTCCTCGGTCCTGTGTTTCGCCGAGAACTCAGACCACCCGGCCGCCTCGGCAGTGAACAGCCCGTCCTACTTGAACGGTGGGCCCCTGGTCTACTATCAGGTGGAGCAGAGGCCAGTCCTGGGGGTGAAAGGAGAGCCTAGCGCGGAAGAAGTCCCGCCTTCTTTCCCCAAGGAGAAGGATCTGAACGTCTTCTCTCTCCCGGTTACCTCACTGGTGGCTTGTAGCCCCACAGACCCAGCTGCCCTGTGTAAGTCAGAAGTGGGGAAAGCGTCCACCCTAGAGGCGCTAGTGCCCGAAGGCTGTAACCCTGACGAGCCTGAGAGCGAAGACTTCCGCCCCTCTTGGTCCCCCTCGAGCCTCCCCTTCCGCACGGACCATGAAGAGGGCCGTGTGGTGGAGAAAACCTCACAGCAGAGTGAGGACAGGCCCCCCGAAGATTCTTCCCTAGAACTCCCTCTGGCAGTGTGA